The Corynebacterium coyleae genome segment TGCAGGCGGTAAGCGTTGTTGAGCGCCAGATCCGGATCCGCGGCACCCGCCAACGTGTAGCCAAGCTCCTCGGCATCAAAACCGAGCTCGGCTAAATCCTCGGCGGCGCGCGGGCTGGTCAGGCCAAGTTTCGCGGGCTTCACTACAAATCAATCCCCGTTTCGATCTCCCACGGGGTGATCTTCGAGGTGTACTCGTGCCACTCCTGCCATTTTGCACGTAGGAAGAATTCGAAGACCTGCTCCCCAAGCACTTCCGCCATGAACTCGGAGCGCTCCAGGTGGCGCAACGCCTGATCGAGAGAGGTCGGCAGGTCCCGGTAGCCCATCGCGCGGCGCTCCCGGCGGGTCAGGGCGAACACGTCGTCGCGTGCCGGCTCGTCGAGCTCGTAGCCCTCCTCGATCCCCTTCAGGCCGGCCGCCAGGATCGCCGCGTAGGCAAGGTAGGGGTTGCACGCCGAGTCCAGCGAGCGCACCTCCGCCCGGCGCGACTCCGCCTTGTGCAGGCGGTAGGTAGGCACGCGCACCATCGCGGAACGGTTCGAAATGCCCCAGGTCGCCGCGGTCGGCGCTTCGGAGCCGAACTGGAGGCGCTTGTACGAATTCACCCACTGGTTAGTCACCGCGGAGATTTCGCTGGCGTGCTCGATGATGCCGGCGATGAACTGGCGGCCGGTGGCAGACAGGCTGATTTCGTCATCAGGATCGTGGAACGCGTTAGTGTCGCCTTCGAACAGGGAGAAGTGCGTGTGCATCGCCGAGCCTTCAAGGTCCGCGAACGGCTTAGGCATAAATGTTGCGTGCACCCCGTTGATCTCCGCGACGGTCTTGACCAGATAGCGGAAGGTCAGGATGTTGTCCGCCATGGTCAGCGCGCCGGTGTGGCGCAGGTCGATCTCCTGCTGGCCTGGGGATCCCTCGTGGTGGGAGAACTCGGTGACAATGCCCATGTACTCCAGCGCGGATACCGCCATCCGACGCAAGCGCGGGGCCTCGTTGCGTTTGGCCTGGTCGAAGTAGCCGCCCTTGTCCGCAGGGGTTGGTGGCTGGTCGCCCTGGCCGGGTTTGACCACGTAGAACTCGATTTCGGGGCTAGCCAAAAACTCGAATCCCATGTCGCGGGCGTTGTTGATCTGGCGGCGTAGTACCTGGCGCGGATCCGCGAACAGCGGGCCGCCGTCGGGCATGGTGATGTCGCAAAACATGCGCGCGGTCTGCAGACCAGAGTCCTCATCGAACGGCAACGGCTGGTACGTCGACGGGTCCGGGCGCAGCAACGTGTCCGATTCAGAGACCCGCGAGAAGCCTTCGATGGAAGAACCGTCAAACCCCACGCCTTCCTCGAAAGCACTCTCGAGTTCCGCAGGCGACATCATCACCGTTTTCAGCGAGCCGAAAATATCGGTGAACCATAGGCGGATAAAGGCAATGTCTTGCTGCTCGACGAGTCGCAGCACGTTGTCGGTTTGGGCGCTCATGGCACATAACTGTAGCGGTCGCGACGATTCGAAAACGGGCCAAGCGCAAATCGGCGTGCGCGCTAGACTCGGAGGCATTACATGCGCTGAAACTGCGTCGATCACATGTCGAACCCGCGTCGGTGAGGAGAGCACACACATCATGTCCGAACAGGCTGAACAGACACCCCAGAACTTCCTTGAGGTGGAGATCAAGTTGGCGGTGGACGAGGACACCGGCATTCCAGATCTCATCCAACTGCCGGGGGTGACGTCGATTGAGTCCACGCAGGAGCACAACCTGTCCGCGGTCTACTACGACACTGCGGATCTACGCCTGACGCGTTCCAAGATCACGCTGCGTCGCCGCACCGGCGGTTCGGATGACGGCTGGCACATCAAGTTGCCGCAGGAGGGTGGCCGCAAGGAGGTGCGCATGCCTCTCGACGACCCCACGACCGTGCCCGAAGCCCTCCTTTCGGAAGTTCGTGCCATTGTGCGCACGGAACCGCTAGAGCCGATCGCCCAGGTGGATAACCGCCGCGTAGAGATCACGCTTGCAGGCGAGGGCGGCCCGGTTGCGGAGTTTTGCGACGACCACGTCACCGCCTGGTCCCTTCTTCCCGGTGGTGAGCGCACCACCTGGCGCGAATGGGAGCTCGAACTCGCCGACGCCCTTGCGGGCACCGAGGCGGGCGATGACCTGATTACCCAGGCAGGGTCTTTCCTGATCTCCGCGGGCGCGCGCAAGTCCTCCTCGCCGTCGAAGTTGGCCACGGCGCTTGGTGATTCGATCAAGTCCGCTCCCCTGCCCCCACACGTCCAAGGCGAAGTTGAGGAGGGGACGCCGGCGGCGGCGGTGGTGTCGTCGCTACGCAAACAGCGCGATGCGATCGTGGGTTGGGAACCGCGCGTGCGCGCCGATGAGTTCGATTCCGTCCACCAACTGCGCGTGGCCACCCGCGAGATGCGCTCCCTACTGGAGACGTTCGAGGGCATCCTCGAAGGCGAAGCACTAGCAACACTCGAGGATGAACTGAAGTTCTCCGCCGGCGTGCTCGGTGTCGCGCGCGATGCGGAGGTTGTGGAGGAGCGTTTTCTCGCCCTGCTGGATTCGGACGAATCTGGGCTTATCGACGACACCGCGCGCACCCATATCGAACACGACATGCGCCGCGACTACGAGGCCGCCCACGCCGACATTGTGGAGATGCTGGACTCCGAGCGGTTCATGTCGCTGCTGGATGCCGTAGATGCCCTGCTGGCGGAGCCGCCAGTGGCGGTTGGTGACGGCGCTGGGGATGATGACGGCGCCAAGTCGGAGAAGAAGCAATCCAAGGAGGTCCTTTACGACCACCTCAAGCGCGGCTACAAGAAGTTGAAGAAGCGCCACAAGAAGGTCGCCGAATACTACGACGACACCACCCTGCCGCTGCACGAGCGCGAGAATTACGTCCACGACGTGCGCAAGGCTGCCAAGAAGTTGCGCTACTCCGCCGTCGCAGCACAGGAAGCAGGCCTGAAGGCAGGGCGTTTGGCTAAGGCATGCAAGGCGCTGCAAAGCCAGTTGGGTGACTTCCAGGACGCGGTGACCTCACGCGAGCGCATCGAGCGGCTCGCTAACGAGGCCCGCGAGCGCGGCGAGGACACCTTCTCCTACGGCATGCTCTACCAGCGCGAACTCGACCGCGGCGAGGCGTCGCTTCGCGATTACGACGACACCGTGCGCGAAGTGCGCAAGGCGTTTAAGAAGATCAAGCCGTAAGACACGGCCCGGCGGGGATTACTTCTCCCAAGAAGGGGTCTCGCCCCAGTCATCGTCGGCTTCGTCGGCGGCATCCGCTGCTTTGTTGCGCTGCGCTGCAATCGCCAGGGCGTTTTCAGCTTCCTCGCGCGTGGCGTACGGGCCCATGCGGTTATCCCAGGAGGCTTCCTTGCCCTGGGTGACCTCGCCGGTAGACGGGTTGTAGTAGTACTGCTCGTCAGCCATGATCTGCTCCTTTATGTTCGTTGCTTTTACCGCCCCTACCCTACCGAGACGGTTGGTAGTGTGGTGGCCGTTAAGGAGCGTGTAATGGCAGCATTTCAAACCCCCAAAACTTCCCCCGCCCAGCGCGTCCGCGCAGCTCACCCAGGCAGCGGACATGTGGCATCCGCACCGGCGACGTGGGTGTTGATCGGCGAGAACGTTGACCACTTTGGTGGTGTGACGTTGGCTGGGACGTCGTCGCTACGTGCGGCTGCGGCGGCGAGCCCGCGTGACGACGACACCATCGCCCTGACCGCCCGCGGCCCCTTCGGCGACTTCACCGCCAAAACAACCCTGGCCGCGCTGCACGAGGACGAGGTCACAGATCCGCTCGCACGACGCTGGACCGGTTTGGTGCAGTCGCTGATCCAACGCCAGGTTCTCTCCCGCGACACTGCAGGCCTGGACATTACGGTGGAGTCCGACGTGCCGCTCGGTGCCGGTC includes the following:
- a CDS encoding CYTH and CHAD domain-containing protein — encoded protein: MSEQAEQTPQNFLEVEIKLAVDEDTGIPDLIQLPGVTSIESTQEHNLSAVYYDTADLRLTRSKITLRRRTGGSDDGWHIKLPQEGGRKEVRMPLDDPTTVPEALLSEVRAIVRTEPLEPIAQVDNRRVEITLAGEGGPVAEFCDDHVTAWSLLPGGERTTWREWELELADALAGTEAGDDLITQAGSFLISAGARKSSSPSKLATALGDSIKSAPLPPHVQGEVEEGTPAAAVVSSLRKQRDAIVGWEPRVRADEFDSVHQLRVATREMRSLLETFEGILEGEALATLEDELKFSAGVLGVARDAEVVEERFLALLDSDESGLIDDTARTHIEHDMRRDYEAAHADIVEMLDSERFMSLLDAVDALLAEPPVAVGDGAGDDDGAKSEKKQSKEVLYDHLKRGYKKLKKRHKKVAEYYDDTTLPLHERENYVHDVRKAAKKLRYSAVAAQEAGLKAGRLAKACKALQSQLGDFQDAVTSRERIERLANEARERGEDTFSYGMLYQRELDRGEASLRDYDDTVREVRKAFKKIKP
- a CDS encoding glutamine synthetase family protein, producing MSAQTDNVLRLVEQQDIAFIRLWFTDIFGSLKTVMMSPAELESAFEEGVGFDGSSIEGFSRVSESDTLLRPDPSTYQPLPFDEDSGLQTARMFCDITMPDGGPLFADPRQVLRRQINNARDMGFEFLASPEIEFYVVKPGQGDQPPTPADKGGYFDQAKRNEAPRLRRMAVSALEYMGIVTEFSHHEGSPGQQEIDLRHTGALTMADNILTFRYLVKTVAEINGVHATFMPKPFADLEGSAMHTHFSLFEGDTNAFHDPDDEISLSATGRQFIAGIIEHASEISAVTNQWVNSYKRLQFGSEAPTAATWGISNRSAMVRVPTYRLHKAESRRAEVRSLDSACNPYLAYAAILAAGLKGIEEGYELDEPARDDVFALTRRERRAMGYRDLPTSLDQALRHLERSEFMAEVLGEQVFEFFLRAKWQEWHEYTSKITPWEIETGIDL